In Triticum aestivum cultivar Chinese Spring chromosome 5B, IWGSC CS RefSeq v2.1, whole genome shotgun sequence, the following proteins share a genomic window:
- the LOC123110968 gene encoding CCR4-NOT transcription complex subunit 11, whose product MSVDAPVPTLRPEERAGLLALLASAARPLADVVADFLARFPRERRLRVGATLCFLLEDKKMLHATGRLIAFAILHQSYSSQPVNPYVPLLLNAACDESSDKSEQAFVQLLLTSASGDNNNEVLQKSAVDYVNGPVSASQALLPREHLEKQFCRSIVQPQPQVSSFRSATVRCAIPDPDIPQSCANSSEISAPGSKQKSTSDDRDSALVALLQEKSWGRLGPQWIRPNPPRLHILDGELQWLNPDNNHELLWDYSMCAETSRGAAIRDLIARALKGPLVPAQQEQVVIELVKDSKLVYHCGMTPQKLPDLVEHNPLIAVELLSKLMNSPDIAGYFDVLVHMEMSLHSMEVVNRLTTAVELPTGFVHEYISNCIQSCQNIKDKYMQNRLVRLVCVFLQSLIRNQIINVQDLFIEVQAFCIEFSRIREAAGLFRLLKSLE is encoded by the exons ATGTCGGTGGACGCCCCCGTCCCTACGCTGCGTCCGGAGGAGCGGGCAGGCCTCCTGGCGCTGCTCGCATCCGCTGCGCGCCCGCTGGCCGACGTTGTAGCCGACTTCCTCGCGCGCTTCCCCCGCGAGCGCCGCCTCCGCGTCGGCGCTACGCTCTGCTTCCTCCTAGAG GACAAGAAAATGCTTCATGCAACCGGTCGTCTAATCGCATTTGCAATTCTTCATCAGAGCTATTCCTCACAGCCAGTAAATCCCTATGTTCCTCTGCTGTTAAAT GCAGCTTGTGATGAATCATCAGATAAATCAGAACAAGCATTTGTCCAACTTTTGTTGACTTCGGCCAGCGGAGACAATAACAATGAG GTGCTGCAAAAGTCAGCTGTAGATTACGTAAATGGGCCTGTTTCTGCATCACAG GCCTTATTGCCACGGGAACACCTTGAGAAGCAATTCTGCAGGAGTATTGTACAGCCTCAGCCTCAAGTTAGTAGTTTCAGAAGCGCTACTGTTAGATGTGCTATACCAGATCCAGATATACCTCAGAGTTGTGCCAATTCATCAGA GATATCAGCGCCTGGAAGCAAACAAAAATCTACTTCCGATGATAGAGATTCTGCTCTTGTTGCTTTACtccaagaaaaatcatggggaAGACTGGGTCCCCAATGGATACGGCCGAACCCCCCAAGACTTCATATACTTGATGGGGAG CTACAGTGGCTGAATCCTGACAACAATCATGAGCTATTATGGGATTATAGCATGTGTGCTGAAACGAGTCGTGGGGCTGCGATCCGTGATTTGATTGCCAGAGCCTTAAAAGGTCCACTTGTACCTGCTCAACAGGAG CAAGTTGTTATAGAATTGGTGAAGGACTCTAAGCTAGTCTATCACTGTGGGATGACTCCACAGAAACTTCCA GACCTTGTTGAGCATAATCCACTCATTGCTGTAGAGCTTCTTTCGAAGCTTATGAACTCTCCTGACATTGCAGG TTATTTTGATGTTCTTGTGCACATGGAGATGAGCCTGCATTCGATGGAAGTTGTAAACAGACTTACTACTGCGGTTGAACTCCCGACAGGATTTGTCCACGAATACATCTCAAATTGTATTCAATCTTGTCAAAACATTAAG GATAAGTACATGCAGAACAGACTGGTGAGATTGGTTTGTGTTTTCCTCCAGAGCCTCATCCGAAATCAGATTATTAACG TTCAAGATCTTTTCATTGAGGTACAGGCGTTCTGCATAGAGTTCTCACGAATAAGGGAAGCGGCTGGCTTATTCCGTCTGCTCAAATCTTTGGAGTGA